A single genomic interval of Chitinophaga sp. 180180018-3 harbors:
- a CDS encoding DUF3127 domain-containing protein, with product MSFEITGKLIVKYNTVQRSETFKTREFVIEKSDDINGRVINNYIKFQSVQDRTGIVDRFNEGENVKVYFNIKGTRWEKDGKVNYITNLDAWRMESVMAAPAPGTDPQPNYNTPQMPAGGDAGDDLPF from the coding sequence ATGAGTTTTGAAATTACCGGAAAGCTGATTGTGAAGTACAACACGGTACAACGTAGCGAAACTTTTAAAACAAGAGAGTTCGTTATCGAGAAGTCTGATGACATTAACGGCCGTGTTATTAACAACTATATTAAGTTTCAGTCGGTGCAAGACCGTACTGGTATTGTAGACCGGTTTAATGAAGGGGAAAACGTTAAAGTTTATTTCAATATTAAGGGGACCAGATGGGAGAAAGATGGTAAAGTGAATTACATCACCAACCTCGACGCATGGCGCATGGAATCTGTAATGGCAGCACCTGCTCCGGGCACAGATCCCCAACCTAACTACAATACTCCGCAAATGCCTGCCGGTGGCGACGCTGGCGACGATTTGCCGTTCTAG